GGAACAGTTACTTTAAAAGATAAAGGAATTGATACAGCTAGATTAGATGCTGAGTTATTATTAGGAAGCGTAATTGAAAAGGAAAGAGTTTATTTAATTACTCATAAAGAAGAAGAAGTTAGTGAAGAGGATACTAAAAAGTACTTTGATTTAATTGAAAAACGTAGAAATAAAATGCCTGTTAAATATATTTTAAATAAATGTGAATTTATGGGGCTTGATTTATACGTTGAAGAAGGGGTTTTAATACCAAGAGATGATACGGAAATATTAGTTGAAGAAGTGCTTAAACTTATAGACGAAAGTGAAGAAAAGTATATATGTGATTTATGTTCAGGATCAGGGGCTATTGGTATAGCATTGGCAAGTTTTAGGCAAAATATAAAGGTAGATTTAATAGATTATTATCCAATCCCAGAAAAAGTTTCGTTAATTAATATACAAAAAATTAATCTGGAGAATAGAGTTACTTTTGTGAAAAGTGATTTGTTAGAAAAGCCTATAGAAGAGAAAAAAATATATGACATTATAGTTTCAAATCCTCCTTATATAGAAGAGGAAGAAATAAGTAAACTTATGGAAGATGTGAAGAATTATGAGCCTCATACAGCATTAAGTGGAGGTATCGATGGATTAGATTTCTATAAAAAAATAATTAGTCAAAGTCGAGAAGTTTTGCGGACATATGGCATATTAGCTTTTGAAATAGGATATAATCAAGGAGAAAGCGTAAAGTCTTTAATGGAAGAAAATGATTTTAAAGATGTAAGAGTAATTAAAGATTTTGCTGGTCTAGACAGAATAGTTATAGCAGTTAAGAGTTAATGTAGTTTACAGGTTACAATTTACAGTTTACAGTTAGAGGTGAGAAAAGTCAGGGATTTTTCTTGGAATATAAATTATAGAAATTACGAAGTAATTCCAACATTAACTGTAAACTGACAATTGTTAACTGACCAATTTTGTGGTATAATGAAAAAATGTGAAAAAATAAGTACGGAGTGATTTAGATGTTATTAGATAGATTAGAGTTCATAGAAAATAAATATGATGAATTATCAGTTAAGATCAGTGACCCATCAATTATGCAGAATCAAAATGAATGGAGAAAGCTTTGTAAAGAACATGCTGACTTAGAAGTAATAGTTAATGCTTATAGAGAATATAAGAAAGTTATAGAAGACTTAGAAGCTAACAAAGAAATGCTAAGTGGCGAAAGCGACAAAGAAATGAGAGAAATGCTAAATGAAGAAATAGCTGATCTTACTAATAAAGAAGCAGAATTAGAAAATCAAATACAAATTTTATTATTACCAAAAGACCCTAATGATGAAAAGAATGTATTCGTTGAAATCAGAGGTGGTGCAGGTGGTGAAGAAGCAGCACTATTTGCATACAATTTATTTAGAATGTATACAAGATACGCAGAAACTCAAAGATGGTCAGTTGAAATTATGAGTTTAAATGAAACTGATCTTGGTGGATTTAAAGAAGTTGTATTTATGATTAAAGGTAATGGAGCTTATTCAAAATTAAAGTATGAAAGTGGAGTACATAGAGTTCAAAGAGTACCAGATACTGAATCAAGTGGAAGAATTCATACATCAACAGTAACAGTAGCGGTACTTGCAGAAGTTGATGACGTTGAAATTGAAGTTTTAGATAAAGATATAAGAATAGATGTATTTAGAGCATCTGGTAATGGAGGACAATGCGTTAATACTACAGATTCAGCTGTTAGAATTACACATATACCTAGTGGATTAGTTGTTTCGTGTCAAGATGAAAAATCACAGTTGAAAAATAAAGAAAAAGCTATGAAGGTTTTAAAATCAAGACTTTTTGAGCAAGCAGAAAGAGAAAGAGCAGAAGGAATTGCTGAAGATAGAAAGAGTCAAGTTGGAACTGGAGACAGAAGTGAGAGAATTAGAACTTATAATTACCCACAAGGAAGAATTACTGATCACAGAATTGGCTTGACTTTATATAAATTAGACGCATTCTTAGGCGGAGATCTTGATGAAATGATAAATTCACTTATTACAGCAGACCAAGCGGAAAAAATGAAGTTAATGGGAAATACAGAAGTGTAATATTTACCAAGAAAGCCTTGCATTAGTTTGTGAGGCTTTCAAAGTACTTTGGGAGATTAGATATGGATATATATAGGGCTGTTAAAAGAGAAAAAGCACATCTTAGAATATTTTTAATTATAATGGGTTTAATTGCTTGTATACTTCCTTTAGCGTTATTAGTCACTGGATTAACAAAAGTATTTTATATAAGCTATGTGTTTTTTATTGAGTTGTTAATTGTAATTTCTATTATTATTAAAATGAATGGATATAAGGTTGAATACAGATATTTAAGTAATAGGTTAATATTTAAAACGGG
The window above is part of the Clostridium saccharoperbutylacetonicum N1-4(HMT) genome. Proteins encoded here:
- the prfA gene encoding peptide chain release factor 1, which encodes MLLDRLEFIENKYDELSVKISDPSIMQNQNEWRKLCKEHADLEVIVNAYREYKKVIEDLEANKEMLSGESDKEMREMLNEEIADLTNKEAELENQIQILLLPKDPNDEKNVFVEIRGGAGGEEAALFAYNLFRMYTRYAETQRWSVEIMSLNETDLGGFKEVVFMIKGNGAYSKLKYESGVHRVQRVPDTESSGRIHTSTVTVAVLAEVDDVEIEVLDKDIRIDVFRASGNGGQCVNTTDSAVRITHIPSGLVVSCQDEKSQLKNKEKAMKVLKSRLFEQAERERAEGIAEDRKSQVGTGDRSERIRTYNYPQGRITDHRIGLTLYKLDAFLGGDLDEMINSLITADQAEKMKLMGNTEV